A stretch of the Pelmatolapia mariae isolate MD_Pm_ZW linkage group LG23, Pm_UMD_F_2, whole genome shotgun sequence genome encodes the following:
- the nhej1 gene encoding non-homologous end-joining factor 1, which produces MEGSGAPAEDILLRRPWLPVSISGCQLLTKSWFGETAYHILLTDMHCVWEERMDTADIQSRAQELNRRLRAPVKAFFTHLCEVVKPCLAGVGSQTENEVQISLTRQEDGSINMRLKSELAGLPFYWEFHCTPAPVALVCIQLVRPLVTMSRLLQRQVEQLGGLLVRKDAEIQDYRENGATLSRERLQTDVFEEQTHREDFIAKALPLLCSEQQEALGFDGDLQELYAAVVTHGSARKRKLPEQHSAEEVEHGNKEPELVLNASAGGSVSSESADGNEKQTNNGEPETRGAKMVNRPKMQQSLPVTSTAAERPASKPKKKKVGLFR; this is translated from the exons ATGGAGGGAAGCGGAGCTCCTGCTGAGGACATCCTCCTCCGGCGTCCCTGGCTTCCCGTGAGCATCAGTGGGTGCCAGCTCCTGACCAAAAGCTGGTTCGGTGAGACGGCGTACCATATCCTGCTCACCGACATGCACTGTGTGTGGGAGGAGAGGATGGACACAGCAGACATCCAGAGCAGAGCACAG GAGCTTAACAGGCGTTTGCGAGCCCCAGTCAAAGCCTTCTTCACTCACCTGTGTGAGGTGGTTAAGCCCTGCCTGGCGGGAGTCGGAAGCCAGACTGAAAACGAGGTTCAGATCTCGCTGACGAGACAGGAGGATGGTAGCATCAACATGAGGCTGAAGAGCGAGCTGGCAGGGCTCCCTTTCTACTGGGAGTTTCACTGCACCCCTGCCCCAGTAGCTTTG GTGTGCATTCAGCTAGTGCGCCCCCTGGTGACGATGAGCCGCCTGCTGCAGCGGCAGGTGGAGCAGCTGGGAGGTCTGCTGGTGAGGAAGGACGCTGAGATCCAGGACTACAGAGAGAATGGAGCCACGCTCAGCAGAG AACGGCTGCAGACAGATGTTTTTGAGGAGCAAACCCACAGAGAAGACTTCATTGCAAAG GCTCTTCCTCTGCTGTGTTCTGAACAACAGGAAGCTCTGGGCTTCGATGGCGATCTTCAGGAGCTGTATGCCGCCGTCGTCACTCACGGAAGTGCACGAAAGCGCAAACTGCCGGAGCAGCACTCTGCTGAGGAGGTCGAACACGGCAACAAAGAGCCAGAACTCGTCTTAAACGCTTCAG CCGGCGGATCTGTCAGCAGTGAATCGGCTGATGGGAATGAAAAACAGACCAACAACGGGGAGCCGGAAACACGTGGAGCCAAGATGGTCAACAGACCCAAAATGCAGCAG tctcttcctgtcacaTCCACCGCTGCAGAGCGACCGGCCTCCAaaccgaagaagaagaaagtcgGCCTGTTCAGATGA